A genomic segment from Triticum dicoccoides isolate Atlit2015 ecotype Zavitan chromosome 1A, WEW_v2.0, whole genome shotgun sequence encodes:
- the LOC119276037 gene encoding uncharacterized protein LOC119276037 isoform X1, translated as MRLLCGEPGRGPIGGAACRGCGVRRARRTDASATVLDEVVAATVMARRRDGEQQWPLVPVQEIRKRHDFFRLMLQPPIHLAMLTCSDEAMHYVVQKMQRSCREEPGRGERRCADARHCLLSRSGLQR; from the exons ATGCGGCTGCTCTGTGGAGAGCCGGGCCGAGGCCCGATCGGAGGAGCGGCGTGTCGTGGCTGTGGTGTCCGCCGCGCCCGGAGGACTGATGCTTCTGCGACCGTCCTCGACGAGGTTGTTGCCGCTACAGTGATGGCGAGACGGCGAGACGGCGAGCAGCAGTGGCCGCTAGTTCCAGTTCAAGAAATTAGAAAAAGACAT GATTTCTTCCGGTTGATGCTTCAGCCACCTATTCATCTCGCCATGCTCACATGCTCGGATGAAGCGATGCACTATGTGGTGCAGAAAATGCA GCGTTCGTGCCGAGAGGAGCCAGGCCGAGGGGAGCGTCGTTGCGCCGATGCGCGCCACTGCCTCCTGTCCCGCAGCGGGCTGCAACGATGA
- the LOC119276037 gene encoding uncharacterized protein LOC119276037 isoform X3, translating into MRLLCGEPGRGPIGGAACRGCGVRRARRTDASATVLDEDFFRLMLQPPIHLAMLTCSDEAMHYVVQKMQRSCREEPGRGERRCADARHCLLSRSGLQR; encoded by the exons ATGCGGCTGCTCTGTGGAGAGCCGGGCCGAGGCCCGATCGGAGGAGCGGCGTGTCGTGGCTGTGGTGTCCGCCGCGCCCGGAGGACTGATGCTTCTGCGACCGTCCTCGACGAG GATTTCTTCCGGTTGATGCTTCAGCCACCTATTCATCTCGCCATGCTCACATGCTCGGATGAAGCGATGCACTATGTGGTGCAGAAAATGCA GCGTTCGTGCCGAGAGGAGCCAGGCCGAGGGGAGCGTCGTTGCGCCGATGCGCGCCACTGCCTCCTGTCCCGCAGCGGGCTGCAACGATGA
- the LOC119276037 gene encoding uncharacterized protein LOC119276037 isoform X2 encodes MRLLCGEPGRGPIGGAACRGCGVRRARRTDASATVLDEVVAATVMARRRDGEQQWPLVPVQEIRKRHPPIHLAMLTCSDEAMHYVVQKMQRSCREEPGRGERRCADARHCLLSRSGLQR; translated from the exons ATGCGGCTGCTCTGTGGAGAGCCGGGCCGAGGCCCGATCGGAGGAGCGGCGTGTCGTGGCTGTGGTGTCCGCCGCGCCCGGAGGACTGATGCTTCTGCGACCGTCCTCGACGAGGTTGTTGCCGCTACAGTGATGGCGAGACGGCGAGACGGCGAGCAGCAGTGGCCGCTAGTTCCAGTTCAAGAAATTAGAAAAAGACAT CCACCTATTCATCTCGCCATGCTCACATGCTCGGATGAAGCGATGCACTATGTGGTGCAGAAAATGCA GCGTTCGTGCCGAGAGGAGCCAGGCCGAGGGGAGCGTCGTTGCGCCGATGCGCGCCACTGCCTCCTGTCCCGCAGCGGGCTGCAACGATGA